The sequence below is a genomic window from Bacteroidales bacterium.
TGGTGTTGTTGAGATATCAGTCGGAGTTGTATCTGAAACAACTGGACTCTCTGTAGAAACTGGTGCAGATGGAGCGACATCTTCGGCAAAAGCAGGAGCAATTGGGTAGATTATGAAGGAGAGTAATAAAAAGATAACTGAAATATTTTTCAGTATAGTTTTTTGTTTTTTAGACGGGGTCATAAATAAAAAAAATAATAAAAACGCTAATAATAGTTCGACTAAATTTTAAACATTGATACATTAAATTATACCTTAAAACAAAATCATTTACTGTGGATAAATCTGAGCAAACAAAAGAAGTTGCAATGGTTGACTTGCCCGCATAGCAGTGTCGCACAAAGGATGATTTTTGCTTTCCTTGCCTTCCAATTTTAACGATGTTATGTTCCCTTACGTATCTGTTCTTTATTCAAGAAAACAAAAAAATAAAACTTTAAAAAAATGCAAACAGAATTATCTTTTGGGGAAATTGATTTAAGTCATTTAGAAACAAGCACGGAATTAGCGGAAATAAAGGTTATATATAAAAGCGAAAATAAAAACAAAGTTAAGATAACAAATTCTAAAGATGTGTTTAATATTTTAAATTCACTTTATGATAAAGACACTATCGGATTTCAGGAGCAATTCTATATGCTTCTGCTGAATAAAGGTAATGTTTTGTTAGGATGGATAAAGTTAAGCACCGGCGGGATAAGCGGAACTGTGGTGGATTTAAAAATTATTTTTGCAACAGCTCTTAAAGCGTTTGCTAGCGGAATAGTGGTTTCTCATAATCACCCATCGACAAATGTAAATCCGAGCAATGAGGATGTTTCAATAACGAAAAAAATAAATGATGCCGGGAAATTGTTTGAAATAAAATTGCTTGACCATATTATTGTCGCTCCCGATAATACTTATTTCAGTTTTGCTGATGAAGGAATTTTATGATTTGTTTCTTTATGACTATTCAAAGAAAACCCGAACTTTAAAAGTATCGGGTTTTTTATATTTCAATATAATCGTTGTATTTTTCTATTCCAATTTGCTCAATCAATCCTTTTATAATTTCATCCATATCATTATTACTTTTATAGAATCGAATTTCATGTTTTGAAATATCAGGTTTCATAATCACTCCTATAAAATGCCCCACTTCTAAAATGTATGAAAACATAATAATTGCCAATGTTTGATTATTTGTGTCTCTGATTTTAAATTTCCGCCCCATGTTTAATAAAAATTTTCTTGCAAAAATAATAATTTTATTTCTATTTTAATGCCTCTGCACATCTTATTTATGAAAGGATTTAAGAAAATAAAATATTTTCGATTTTTTGTAGTTGTTTGAAAAAAAACGTGTAAGTTTGTAGCGATTTTTGTTCTTTAACTTATTAAAAATATAAGCGTTAGCTTTTATTCTTGTAACTGAAAACTGGTAACTTTCAATTGACTACATGAGTAATATGTTAATGCTCACGCTAAAGCGTGGGCTTAACTTATTTGTAGTCAAGGGTATACCAGTACCTCAGTTACGGATATGGTTATAGTTCCACGCTTTTTTATTTATAAACTCTGCTTCGGGA
It includes:
- a CDS encoding JAB domain-containing protein, with translation MQTELSFGEIDLSHLETSTELAEIKVIYKSENKNKVKITNSKDVFNILNSLYDKDTIGFQEQFYMLLLNKGNVLLGWIKLSTGGISGTVVDLKIIFATALKAFASGIVVSHNHPSTNVNPSNEDVSITKKINDAGKLFEIKLLDHIIVAPDNTYFSFADEGIL